TCAGCACTGCAAGCCTGTTTTACTTTCAGATACGGATCTACAACAAATGCCCAGCGAAGATTTCCTGTACGATAATCAATCAGATGAGAAAAAGCTCCCATCGCATTATAAGTTTCTTTCAACCAGCGTTCTTCACCTGTCAGCAGATAAGCATAATAGGTAGCGTAACCACGCCAGCCGCTCCAACCGTGAGGAGAGTTGAACATGTTCGGCAACATCTGCACGTCATATTGTGCTTCCCAATAACGCATGGTTCCACCCCTCCGGCGGGCATCGGGGACTCGCAGTTGGGTAAGACAATCATGACTCTCCAGAATTTGTAACATAGCGTCTGTATAATGTTTACGCACCTTTTCGTCTTTCTGCATCAATCCCAGCATTCCAATCTGAAGTGCAGAACAGGAAATCATTCCATCCTCAAAAGTAAGTTCTCCTTCTGTTTCAAAGTCACCTTGTGAAGCAACCAACTGGTCGATAGCACGTTTGGCAGATTGATAATGGCGCTCCGCCGCCTCTGCCCATACAGTATTCTTCTTGCCTAACTCACGTTCGACCAAAGTAAGTTCCAGCATACTTTTCGCTACATAGATAACGCTGGTATAAATAATATGATGATTGACATAGGCACCATCTTCACGTTGCCAATTGTTCATCAACCAGTCTGCCAAACGAGAAGCCTTCTGTAAGTCGGCTATATCACCATAAGCTTGATATTTGTCTACTAACAAACCTATTGTCCCCGAAGTATTCTGTATGCGTGAAGCGTGGTACTTAGGCTCCATCTTTTGTTGATCATGTAACAAGCCGAATAAATAATCAAAGCGATCACGTAAAGCTTTATCCAGTTGTTTATCCGGAAAATATTGTGCAGCAATAAAAGAAGAATGGAAGCCATACCAACTTTCTATGTGTGAAGTAGCTTTCTGGTGATATTTCAAAGCATTCCGACGTGCCTGTTCCATAGTCCATTTCCAGTCATGATGTACTGAAAGAATACCTTCTGTTTCTTTTCCATTGTCCCTGACACGTACTGTATACAACCCGACATCCGGCAGTACACACGACACTTGCTTTACTCCCTCTCCCTGTGTCCGGATATTGACCTTCAACTCCTGCCCTTTATCATCCAACACTTTGATATCTTTAGAACCAGACAGAACTTCAAAAGATGCGGTTTCTCCCGGAACATAAGTCGTCCGATCAACAGAGATCATCGGTATGCCAGTCGCCTTATGTATAACGTGTTCAAATTCCCCCAACGGATTTATATCCATGAGCACAATAGTCCAGCTCTTGATCTCCCCTTGTTTCAGCATCCACAAATCTTGTGGATTGCGTTCGGGCAAAGGTAATGCATTCATCAAATCCAGATTTAATGACTCTATCCGGTGCCCCATAAACCAATGTGGAGGTGGATCTTGATAACCCAGATTGTAAGCCACACTCCATGAAGCTACAGGCTGTGGCGATACAATTCCCAAAGCGTGTCCTGCAGGGGTTTGCAGATAACCGTAGAAATGTGTCTTTTCATTGCGCATCAGCGTTGGGAAATATTTTCCAAACCAGTCCGGATACTTATCCATATAAGTATCGATTCCCAATTTCAGTCCCGCCTTTGTCGGTTGAAAAGGTACATTCCCTTTGTTTTCAAGAGTAACTTTCAAAGCCGGCTGCCCTTTCCATGACTGATACGTTAGACGGCATTCCACCTGGTCTATCGTACTCCGATAAGAAAGATATCCGTCAGGTATCCAAGCTGCGGTAATTTCTTTACCACTGATTTCAGCATAAAAAGAAGGACCACAGTTACCTTGCCCAGAACGAAAGAAAGGAATGGTGTCATTACCTTTCTTATCCTTGAAGATAATCTGTTCCAAATAGCCCTTGTCTGAAATGCGAGCTTCCCATCCGGTATGTTTCCATACGGTAGACTGAGAAAAGGCACCCATACTACATAACAAGCTTCCTAGCAGGAAATAATTTTTTATCATTTATATATCAGTGTTTTGTATAGTAAATCACACTTCCCCTATATAAGGGAATTAAGGGAAAGTGTGATATGTATATGTCTATTTATGGCAACTCAATTACCAATTAGGATTCTGTACCAATTTCGGATTCTTGTTCAAATATTCCTGCTGAATCGGATAGAGGTAGCCTTCTTCTTTAAATACGAATGGCATCATGTCTGCCTTAACTTCCCTATTAAATTCTTCAGCTGTTGTACAAATTACTTTTTCAATTAACAAAATCGAGCCAAATATACAAGTATATCATCAATTACAAAAATAATAAGGCTTTAAAAGTTTTCAAATATAGGAAAGTTTCCACAAGAGGAGTTCCGCATCCGACTATAAAAGTCTTTTACTCAAATAGCGTACCGGATACCACACAGAAAGGAATCCGACAGTCAGAACGGTTATGAAGACAAGCACAACATCCCACGCATGAACACTGACAGGGTAGGCGTCCACGATAAAAGTACCACCGCCTCCACCTAGCGAAATTACGCCAAATTTCTGCTGGACAAAACATAAAATTAATCCGAGAATAATACCGGAGATAGCACCAAAAAGAGAAATAAGACGTCCCTCAAATAAGAATATCCGGGAAATAAGTTTATCATTAGCCCCCAGACTGCGTAATGTTACAACATCATCTTTTTTATCCAGTATCAGCATAGAAAGAGAACCGATCACATTAAAACAGGCAATCATAAGGATAAAAGTCAAAAATAGATAGGAGATCAGTTTCTCAATTTCCATAATACGGAACACATCCGCCTGCTGCTGATAACGGTCCTGAACAACAAAATCATCTCCCAACATTTTTTCGATCTTAGATTGTACAGATGAGACGTTTGCACCGGATTTTAATTTCAGCTCTATCGCAGAAACCTCCGTGGTATAATCCAGCAGTTGTCGGATAAAATCAAGAGAGGTAAGAATATATTTACCATCATACAGCTGTTGATTCACGACAAACACCACTCCGGGAGAATAAAGATAGTCACGTTTAAAGGAAGCACCGGGATTTGCCATATTTACTTTGGCATTCCGTTTGGGAAGATAAACCTGAAGCGGATCGACAAATTCCAATCCTGTACCTAAAGTGGCCACGAGTTCCACTCCCATAATCCCGTAATTCACAATCGAATCATGCAAGAGAAACTCACCGGCTCCATAAAGTATACTGTCAATCTCGGTCAATTCCTCAAAGTTATCTTCTACACCCTTCAAAACAGCCATAGTCTGACGGTCTTTATACTGTACCATTGCATTCTCTTCGAGCGTTTCTGTAGATACAGCCACTTCGGGAAGCGCACAAACAGCGCGAATCCGTTCATCTTGCCCGTCAAAAACCTTCCCTTCACGAACCACAATTTTCAACTGCGGATCGAAAGCGGTGAAAAAGCTGGCCACCATATCCTGAAAGCCGTTAAAAACAGAGAGTGTACAGATCAACGCCAATGTAGCAAGGGCCACTCCGCACACAGAAATGCCGGATATGATATTAATAGCATTATGTTTCTTTTTCGAAAAAAGATAACGCCGGGCTATATAGAAGGGGAAATTCACCTCTGCAATGAATTATTTCATTTCAGCAATGAGTCAATCTTCTCGATATAATCCAACGAATCATCCACAAAGAACTTCAGTTCAGGGATAATACGTAGCTGATAACGAACACGAGTACCCAGTTCATAACGAATGGATTTCATATTATCATTGATATTCTTCACCATTTCTTCTGCTTTCTCAGAAGGAAAAACACTGAGATAAACACGGGCAATACTCATATCCGGACTAATGCGCACAGCACTAACCGATACCAACGTCCCATGCATCGCCTTTGTCTGCAACAGGAATATCTCACTCAGTTCTTTCTGCAACAAGCGGGATATCTTATTCTGTCTAGTTGTTTCCATAAATCTACTCCTTTACTTTTTTCTTATAATCGTTAACCCATCACGTAAGGGTAATATTACTTTCTCCACCCGTTCATCTTTGGCTACAAGATCATTAAAAGCCTTAATGCCGATTGTCTGGGCATCCGTATTACGGGGTTGTTCCAGCACATGACCATCCCACAGCGTATTGTCAGCTATCATGTATCCTCCTTCGGAAAGATGAGCCAACGTCATTTCGTAATACTCAATATATTTACGTTTATCACCGTCAATAAAAGCCAGATCAAACGTAACGCCCAAATCGGGAACAAGTTCCAAGGCATCACCTATATAGAAACGGATTTTATCTGCAAATGGCGATTTTTCAAGCCACGGACGGGTAAAGTCCTCTTGTTCATCATTTATTTCAAAGGTATGCAACATTCCGCCCTCCGACAAACCTTCTGCCAGACAAAGAGCGGAATATCCGCTATACGTCCCGATCTCCAGTATCTGCCGAGGCCGAATCATCTTCACAAACATCTTCAACATCCGCCCCTGCAAATGCCCGGAAGCCATACGGGGACGAAGCAATTTTACGTGCGTATCCCGATACAGCGCTTTCAAATAATCGCTTTCGGGATCAATATGTTGCAGAATATATTCGTCAATAGATTCAGTCTCTTGCATACAGCCTGTTCTTTTTACAGATAACGGTTATTATTAGGCAATACGGTATCTTCCGCATGCTTCAACGCATCCTCCACCACATTTATTTCGAGGAAGGAAGTTTGCGTACCTTCTTTACCACTACTCAAATAGCCTACCATATCCGTTGGCTGCAAACGTCCTTCTTTCAACAGGCGGCGCAGGGCTGCAAAATAGTATTCCTGCCCGTTTGCGAGTTCCGGCATATAGATCGCTTCCACACCATAAGAAAGAGCCAGATGCCGCATCGTCTTTTCCTTATAACAAATAGCCAATACCGGATACTTGCCACGGAAAGCAGCCAGATTGCGTGCTGTACGTCCGCTATAACTGTCGGTAATGATCGCACGTATCTTTAACTTAGATGTAGCTTTTACAGCCTGTTTGGCAAGGAAAGCCGTAACATCATTACTGTTTTCATCCAACGGGATACGAATATCATTTTCTTCCAGTTTATCTTTTTCAGCCTGAGCCGCAATCTTAGTCATTGTTTTCACCGCATCCACCGGATACTTACCATAAGCAGTTTCACCACTCAACATCAAAGCGTCCGTACGATAATAAATTGCATTGGCAATGTCAGTAACTTCCGCACGAGTAGGACGAGGATTGTTAATCATCGTATGCAACATTTGCGTAGCAACGATCACCGGCTTCTTTGCCAGGATACATTTACGAATCAGCACACGCTGGATTCCCGGAATGCGTTCCTGAGGGACCTCAATACCTAAATCACCACGGGCAACCATAACGCCGTCGGCTACTTCCAGTATCTCATCAATATTATCTACGCCTTCCTGATTTTCAATCTTGGCAATAATCTTAATGTCACTATTATGAGCATCCAGAATCGCACGAATATCAAGTACATCCTGACGATTGCGCACGAAAGAGTGAGCGATAAAATCAATATCCTTTTCGATAGCATAAAGGATATTGTTACGGTCTTTTTCCGTCAAGGAAGGAAGATTGATACGAACACCCGGAACATTCACGCTCTTACGGCTTCCCAAAGTAGCTTCGTTCTTCACTTCACAAAGCAAATAATCAGCGGTTTTATCAATGACTTCCAGTTCCAGATCACCATCGTCAATCAAAATCGTACCACCGATATTCAAATCGTGTACAAAATTGGGATATGAAACAGCAATACACTCACGGGTAGTTTCAAGTTCCGGATTACCTACAATCTTTACTTTCTCACCTATTTTATATGGAATCGGTTCTTCATTGGCAGTCGTACGGACTTCCGGTCCTTTCGTATCCATTAGAATCGCAATACGATTGGACACGGTACGTACATTTGCAATCAGAGCTTCAAAACCTTCACGGCTGGCGTGCGCAGTATTCATACGCACCACATTCATTCCAGCTTCAAAGAGCTGTTTTATAAAATCCACATCACAACGTCTATCCGAAATAGAAGCCACAATCTTAGTCTGTTTCAATAACATAGTCTTTCTACCTATTATATATTATACCTTATTTATTTTCTAACAATGCCTCCAGCGCCAACCTATATGAGTTCAGTCCAAAGCCGCAAATCACCCCTTTGCAGGCACAAGCAATCATCGACACATGCCGGAAAGACTCACGACTATGTACATTGGAGATATGCACCTCGATAACCGGAGACGTCACAGAGCGAATAGCATCCTGCAAAGCAATGGAAGTATGCGTATAAGCACCCGCATTCAGAATAATCCCGTCCACGTCAAATCCTACCTGCTGTATGCAGTCGATCATCTCTCCCTCAATATTCGATTGAAAATAGTCGATCTCCACGTCAGTGTATCTTTTGCGAAGTTCAGCCAAATAATCTTCAAATGTAACGCTTCCATATATGGAAGGTTCACGCTTACCCAACAGATTTATATTCGGGCCATTAATAATTTGTATCTTCATCGCGTAATCCTCTTTTTTTATACCTTTGTATCCAAAGAACAATATTTCAAGCCACAAAGATAGTGCAAACCGAATGTAGAAACAAATTTATTTGTATTCTGCTGAGGTGCAGCCTATCTTCGCGGAGCAAAGGTAGAAAAAAGAAATGGAAATCAACGAAAAAAAGAAGAAGAAGGAACAACAGGAACTGATAATCAGAAAGTATCAGCAGTATCTCAAACTGGAAAAGTCTTTATCTCCCAACACGCTGGAAGCCTATCTTACAGACCTGGACAAATTGATGAGTTTCCTGACCTTGGAGGGCATCAACGTTCTGGAAGTGTGCCTGTCTGATCTCCAACGTTTTACAGCCGGACTACATGATATTGGTATCCATCCCCGTTCGCAGGCCCGTATCCTGTCAGGGATCAAATCATTCTTCCGTTTCCTGCTTATGGCTGATTATTTGGAGGCTGATCCCAGCGAATTGCTGGAAGGGCCCAAAATAGGCTTCAAACTCCCTGAGGTGCTGACGGTGGAAGAAATCGATCGGATTATCTCTGCCGTCGACCGCAGTAAGGCCGAAGGGCAACGAAACAGGGCTATATTAGAAACCTTATATAGCTGCGGACTTCGCGTATCAGAACTTGTCAACCTCAAGCTGTCCGATCTTTATTTCGACGAGGGTTTCATCAAAGTGGAAGGAAAAGGCAGCAAACAACGACTTGTGCCCATTTCCCCCCGTGCCATTAACGAGATAAAACTCTACTTCACCGACCGTAACCGGATCGAAGTAAAAAAAGAATATGAAGATTTTGTATTTGTCAGCCAGCGGAGAGGCAAAGGACTTTCACGAATAATGATCTTCCACATGATTAAAGAATTAGCACAAACGGCAGGTATCATCAAAAATATCAGCCCGCACACTTTCCGCCACTCTTTTGCCACTCATTTACTGGAAGGCGGAGCCAATTTGCGGGCTATTCAATGCATGCTCGGACATGAGTCTATTGCTACAACCGAAATTTACACGCATATCGACCGTAATATGCTTCGCAGTGAGATCATTGAACATCATCCCCGAAATATCAAGTACCGGAAAGAAAAAGAGCGCTAATTTCATTAAATTATGATAAAATCAACCCCTTATCCTTATATTTATATTAAGAATTAATATCTTTGCGTTACTTTTTCTGTACTAGACAGAAAGGTGTATGTGAATACGACGATATTTCAATTACAAACATTTAATTTATACCTAAAATGACTAAGAAGTTGTACTTGCCTTTACTCATGGCAATGGTTGTTGCATTATTCTCTTCTTGCAGCAAAAAAATGGGTGAATTATCAGCTGATTACTTCACTGTTACTCCGCAGGTGCTGGAGGCAGTAGGTGGTAAAGTTCCTGCAACCATTAACGGCAAATTCCCGGAAAAGTATTTCAACAAGAAAGCAGTTGTAGAAGTAACTCCGGTTTTGAAATGGAATGGTGGCGAAGCTAAAGGCCAACCAGCGACTTTCCAAGGTGAAAAAGTAGAAGGTAACGACCAGACTATCTCTTACAAGATGGGCGGTAGCTACACAATGAAAACTTCCTTCGACTATGTTCCTGAAATGGCTAAGTCTGAACTGTACCTCGAATTTAAAGCTACTATCGGTAAGAAAGTGGTTACTATCCCTGCTGTGAAAGTAGCTGATGGTGTCATTTCTACTTCTGAATTAGTTAACAATACATTAGGTAACGCAAACCCGGCATTGGGCGAAGACGCTTTCCAACGTATCATCAAAGAAAAACATGACGCTAACATCATGTTCTTGATCCAACAAGCTAACATTCGTTCAAGCGAGTTGAAAACTGCTAAAGAATTCAATAAAGAAGTGGCTAACGTAAACGAAGCTGCTAACAAGAAGATCAGCAATATCGAAGTTTCTGCATACGCTTCTCCTGATGGTGGTGTAAGCTTGAATACTACACTGGCTGAAAATCGTGAAGGCAACACAACTAAGATGTTGAGCAAAGACCTGAAGAAAGCTAAAATCGACGCTCCGATCGATGCTAAATATACCGCACAGGACTGGGAAGGCTTCCAGGAACTGGTTTCTAAATCTAACATCCAGGATAAAGAGTTGATTCTCCGCGTATTGTCAATGTATCAAGATCCTGCACAAAGAGAACAAGAAATCAAAAACATTTCTTCAGTTTACAAAACTTTGGCTGACGAAATCCTTCCTCAGCTGCGTCGTTCTCGTTTGACTTTGAACTACGAAATCATCGGTAAGTCTGACGAAGAAATCGCTAAGCTGGCTTCTTCTAATCCTTCAGAACTGAATGTTGAAGAATTGCTGTATGCTGCTACACTGACTAACGATCCTGCTAAACAAGAAGCTATCTATACTCAGGCTACAAAACAATTCCCTAACGATTACCGTGCTTTCAACAACTTGGGTAAATTGGCTTATCAGGCTGGTAACGTTGACAAAGCAGAATCTTATTTCAAGAAAGCTGCCAGCGTTAACGCTTCTCCTGAAGTTAACATGAACTTAGGTTTGATCTCTTTGATCAAGGGTGACAAAGCTGCTGCTGAAACTTACTTCGGTAAAGCTGCCGGCACTAAAGAACTTGGCGAATCTATGGGTAACCTGTACATCGCTCAAGGTCAATATGAAAGAGCAGTTAACTCATTCGGTGACTCTAAGACTAACAGTGCTGCTCTGGCTCAGATCCTTGCTAAGGACTACAACAAGGCTAAAAACACATTGGCTAACGTAGAAAGACCGGATGCTTACACTGACTACCTGATGGCTGTTTTAGGTGCTAGAACTAACAATTCTTCTATGGTAACAAGCAGCTTGAAGAGCGCAGTTGCTAAAGATCCTTCATTAGCTAAGAAGGCAGCTACTGACCTGGAATTTGCAAAATACTTCACTAATGCAGATTTCATGAGCATCGCTAAATAATAAGAATTACCACTCTATTTTAAATAATGAGAATTGCCTGTCATATATATGACGGGCAATTCTTTTTTTTATCCGGAGAAAACGGTTAATTAATAAAATACCCTAAAGAAAGGTTCTTTATTGTCGGCAAAATAGTATATTCGTAATCATAGAATAGAATATATGAAAAAGCACAGTAGATACTATTACAGTTTATTAATCAGCTGCCTCATTATTATGAGCAGTTGCCAGCCCAAACCTTCATCACTACTGAAAGAAGCCATGAAAATGGAAAAAGTTTCAACAGACAGTATATTCTTCTATTTGCAACAAATAGCACACCCCCGCCAATTATCCCTATCCGAACAAGGAGACTATTATTTGCTCTCTTATAAAGCAACGCTATGGAAAACCGGCCTCCCCGGTGACTCACTGCTCCGAAATGCTCTCACGTGCTACAAACAAAGCAACCTACAAGCCAAATGGCTGCAAGCACACATAGAGCAAAGCGCTTCCTACCTATATAAGAATCTACCCGATTCCACATTATTATCAACCGGAAAGTTGCTGAAAGAGTACCAACTGAACGATACATTAAAGACACGCATATACGGACTAAGGAGAGCGGCATATTACAGAAAACAAGACTACAATCAAGCCCTTGCAATGGCGGATAGCAGCAAACAGCTAACCCGTAAAAGCAAAGATACGCTTGCCTACTTCACTGCAAACCAACTATACCTTCAAATTATAGAAGCAATGCAGCAACATGAAAAATATACCCAAGGGTACAAAAAGTTGATAGAAGAACTTAGAGACTCTCCCAACCACCAGTCCCTCATTTATTATGCATTCGAAAATCTGCTGAATACCAGTTTGGAAAGAAAAGATTACCGGCAAGCGCTGAAGTATCTCCAACTGTTATCCAATGAACGTCGCAGCCGATACGAA
The nucleotide sequence above comes from Bacteroides caccae. Encoded proteins:
- a CDS encoding O-methyltransferase → MQETESIDEYILQHIDPESDYLKALYRDTHVKLLRPRMASGHLQGRMLKMFVKMIRPRQILEIGTYSGYSALCLAEGLSEGGMLHTFEINDEQEDFTRPWLEKSPFADKIRFYIGDALELVPDLGVTFDLAFIDGDKRKYIEYYEMTLAHLSEGGYMIADNTLWDGHVLEQPRNTDAQTIGIKAFNDLVAKDERVEKVILPLRDGLTIIRKK
- a CDS encoding tetratricopeptide repeat protein: MTKKLYLPLLMAMVVALFSSCSKKMGELSADYFTVTPQVLEAVGGKVPATINGKFPEKYFNKKAVVEVTPVLKWNGGEAKGQPATFQGEKVEGNDQTISYKMGGSYTMKTSFDYVPEMAKSELYLEFKATIGKKVVTIPAVKVADGVISTSELVNNTLGNANPALGEDAFQRIIKEKHDANIMFLIQQANIRSSELKTAKEFNKEVANVNEAANKKISNIEVSAYASPDGGVSLNTTLAENREGNTTKMLSKDLKKAKIDAPIDAKYTAQDWEGFQELVSKSNIQDKELILRVLSMYQDPAQREQEIKNISSVYKTLADEILPQLRRSRLTLNYEIIGKSDEEIAKLASSNPSELNVEELLYAATLTNDPAKQEAIYTQATKQFPNDYRAFNNLGKLAYQAGNVDKAESYFKKAASVNASPEVNMNLGLISLIKGDKAAAETYFGKAAGTKELGESMGNLYIAQGQYERAVNSFGDSKTNSAALAQILAKDYNKAKNTLANVERPDAYTDYLMAVLGARTNNSSMVTSSLKSAVAKDPSLAKKAATDLEFAKYFTNADFMSIAK
- the pyk gene encoding pyruvate kinase, producing MLLKQTKIVASISDRRCDVDFIKQLFEAGMNVVRMNTAHASREGFEALIANVRTVSNRIAILMDTKGPEVRTTANEEPIPYKIGEKVKIVGNPELETTRECIAVSYPNFVHDLNIGGTILIDDGDLELEVIDKTADYLLCEVKNEATLGSRKSVNVPGVRINLPSLTEKDRNNILYAIEKDIDFIAHSFVRNRQDVLDIRAILDAHNSDIKIIAKIENQEGVDNIDEILEVADGVMVARGDLGIEVPQERIPGIQRVLIRKCILAKKPVIVATQMLHTMINNPRPTRAEVTDIANAIYYRTDALMLSGETAYGKYPVDAVKTMTKIAAQAEKDKLEENDIRIPLDENSNDVTAFLAKQAVKATSKLKIRAIITDSYSGRTARNLAAFRGKYPVLAICYKEKTMRHLALSYGVEAIYMPELANGQEYYFAALRRLLKEGRLQPTDMVGYLSSGKEGTQTSFLEINVVEDALKHAEDTVLPNNNRYL
- the xerD gene encoding site-specific tyrosine recombinase XerD, which codes for MEINEKKKKKEQQELIIRKYQQYLKLEKSLSPNTLEAYLTDLDKLMSFLTLEGINVLEVCLSDLQRFTAGLHDIGIHPRSQARILSGIKSFFRFLLMADYLEADPSELLEGPKIGFKLPEVLTVEEIDRIISAVDRSKAEGQRNRAILETLYSCGLRVSELVNLKLSDLYFDEGFIKVEGKGSKQRLVPISPRAINEIKLYFTDRNRIEVKKEYEDFVFVSQRRGKGLSRIMIFHMIKELAQTAGIIKNISPHTFRHSFATHLLEGGANLRAIQCMLGHESIATTEIYTHIDRNMLRSEIIEHHPRNIKYRKEKER
- a CDS encoding RagB/SusD family nutrient uptake outer membrane protein, coding for MLIEKVICTTAEEFNREVKADMMPFVFKEEGYLYPIQQEYLNKNPKLVQNPNW
- a CDS encoding FtsX-like permease family protein, whose amino-acid sequence is MNFPFYIARRYLFSKKKHNAINIISGISVCGVALATLALICTLSVFNGFQDMVASFFTAFDPQLKIVVREGKVFDGQDERIRAVCALPEVAVSTETLEENAMVQYKDRQTMAVLKGVEDNFEELTEIDSILYGAGEFLLHDSIVNYGIMGVELVATLGTGLEFVDPLQVYLPKRNAKVNMANPGASFKRDYLYSPGVVFVVNQQLYDGKYILTSLDFIRQLLDYTTEVSAIELKLKSGANVSSVQSKIEKMLGDDFVVQDRYQQQADVFRIMEIEKLISYLFLTFILMIACFNVIGSLSMLILDKKDDVVTLRSLGANDKLISRIFLFEGRLISLFGAISGIILGLILCFVQQKFGVISLGGGGGTFIVDAYPVSVHAWDVVLVFITVLTVGFLSVWYPVRYLSKRLL
- the rbfA gene encoding 30S ribosome-binding factor RbfA; its protein translation is METTRQNKISRLLQKELSEIFLLQTKAMHGTLVSVSAVRISPDMSIARVYLSVFPSEKAEEMVKNINDNMKSIRYELGTRVRYQLRIIPELKFFVDDSLDYIEKIDSLLK
- the aroQ gene encoding type II 3-dehydroquinate dehydratase, which translates into the protein MKIQIINGPNINLLGKREPSIYGSVTFEDYLAELRKRYTDVEIDYFQSNIEGEMIDCIQQVGFDVDGIILNAGAYTHTSIALQDAIRSVTSPVIEVHISNVHSRESFRHVSMIACACKGVICGFGLNSYRLALEALLENK